In Cervus elaphus chromosome 5, mCerEla1.1, whole genome shotgun sequence, the following proteins share a genomic window:
- the CALCOCO2 gene encoding calcium-binding and coiled-coil domain-containing protein 2: MEETVEDPPTSAVLLDHCHFSQVIFNSVEKFYIPGGDITCYYTLTQHFIPRRKDWIGIFRVGWKTTREYYTFMWVTLPVDLNSESAKQQEVQFKAYYLPKDDEYYQFCYVDQDGVVRGASIPFQFRPENEEDILVVTTQGEVEEIEQHNKELCKENRELKDSCVSLQKQNSDMQATLQKKQEELETLKSINKKLEQTMKEQKDCWEIELLQLKEQNQKMSSENEKMGVRVDQLQAQLSNQGKEMEKLVQGVQDKTEQLEHLKEENGQLFLSLTEQREHQKKLEQTVEEMKQRETTAVKKQQELMDQNMDLSKRLSENKMIYNVLQREKEKMEEENDFLKRENSRLLSYMGLDCDSLSYQVPTSNQGGTRQDPGLVFGNPYSGIQESSAPSLLSIKKCPTCKSDFPDDVFDHNLALEQHLQTPSLSCPICDKTFSAKEKQIFEDHVFCHTL; encoded by the exons ATGGAAGAGACAGTAGAAGATCCCCCCACATCAGCTGTCTTGCTGGACCACTGTCATTTCTCTCAGGTCATCTTTAACAGTGTGGAGAAGTTCTACATCCCTGGGGGGGACATCACGTGCTATTACACCCTCACCCAACATTTCATTCCCCGTCGAAAGGATTGGATTGGCATCTTTAGA GTTGGATGGAAGACAACCCGCGAGTACTACACCTTCATGTGGGTTACTTTGCCCGTCGACCTAAACAGTGAATCAGCCAAACAGCAGGAAGTCCAGttcaaag CTTATTACCTGCCCAAGGATGACGAGTATTACCAGTTCTGCTATGTGGATCAGGATGGTGTGGTCCGGGGAGCAAGTATCCCTTTCCAGTTCCgtccagaaaatgaagaggacatcCTGGTTGTTACCACTCAG GGTGAGGTGGAAGAAATTGAGCAGCACAACAAGGAGCTTTGCAAAGAAAACCGGGAACTGAAGGACAGCTGTGTCAGCCTCCAGAAGCAAAACTCAGACATGCAGGCCACGCTCCAAAAGAAGCAG GAGGAGCTGGAAACCCTGAAAAGCATCAATAAGAAGTTGGAACAGACAATGAAAGAACAGAAGGACTGTTGGGAGATAGAGCTGCTTCA ACTGAAAGAACAAAACCAGAAGATGTCCTCAGAAAATGAGAAGATGGGAGTCAGGGTGGATCAGCTTCAG GCTCAGCTGTCAAATCAagggaaagaaatggagaagcttGTTCAGGGAGTTCAAGATAAGACGGAGCAGCTGGAGCACCTGAAAGAGGAAAATGGCCAGCTCTTTCTCAGTTTAACTGAGCAG AGGGAGCACCAGAAGAAGCTTGAGCAGACAGTGGAGgagatgaagcagagagaaactaCTGCAGTGAAGAAACAACAGGAGTTAATG gACCAGAACATGGACCTGTCAAAAAGACTGAGTGAGAACAAGATGATATATAATGTtctacagagagagaaagagaaaatggaagaagaaaatgat TTTTTGAAGAGAGAGAACAGCAGACTGCTGAGTTACATGGGTCTGGACTGTGACTCTTTGTCATATCAAGTGCCCACTTCGAATCAAGGAGGTACAAGACAAGACCCAGGACTTGTCTTTGGAAACCCATATTCTG GTATCCAAGAAAGTTCTGCCCCAAGCCTG CTCTCCATCAAGAAATGCCCCACCTGCAAATCAGACTTTCCTGATGATGTTTTTGATCACAACTTGGCCTTGGAGCAGCACCTGCAGACCCCTAGTTTGAGTTGTCCAATATGTGACAAGACCTTCTCAGCAAAAGAGAAGCAGATCTTTGAAGACCATGTATTCTGCCACACTCTCTAA